A stretch of Paludisphaera rhizosphaerae DNA encodes these proteins:
- a CDS encoding alpha-keto acid decarboxylase family protein yields the protein MSATSILGQTEPATLTTTQYVLSRLRRLGVRDVFGVPGDFAFPITDAICADENLRFIGTCNELNAAYAADGYARIRGVAAISTTFGPGELGALPGIAGTYAEHVPIFHIVGQPNRATKRSRAIVHHTLGDGEFDHFHQMASPAVCAHAVITPENCIAETERLIAALLYHRRPVYMALPTDVANIPVIGAAGPTEEPSSDPTSLERAVEAIVEAVSRANSACILPGVLVARLGLRGALTAVVNASGLPFATMMMDKAVLDESNPNYVGMYDGGWSNPEVRDLVEGADRVLGVGAMASDFNTAAFTAKLDPSRTINVMHHRTRVGRDWYEDVEMGDVLAALVDRLPRRTPLARPKPTNLGEPQGQGEDRITAEALYPRWERFLRPDDVVVSESGTNVLGLAAARLPEGATFHNQTLWGAIGWATPAALGTSLAAPDRRTVLITGEGSHQMTAQEVGQFHRFGAKPIIFVLNNSGYLIERLLCEEPDVYYNDLAPWNYHLLPQALGCEGWYTARATTCGELDAALARAQAHDTAAYIEVVTDKYVAPPLAMQMHAATQSLYKR from the coding sequence ATGTCCGCGACATCGATCTTGGGCCAGACTGAGCCCGCGACCCTGACGACGACCCAGTACGTGCTGTCTCGCCTGCGACGGCTCGGCGTGAGAGACGTCTTCGGCGTGCCCGGAGACTTCGCCTTTCCAATCACCGACGCGATCTGCGCGGATGAGAATCTCCGCTTCATCGGCACCTGCAACGAACTGAACGCGGCCTACGCGGCCGACGGCTACGCCCGCATCCGGGGCGTGGCGGCGATCAGCACGACGTTCGGGCCGGGCGAGCTTGGAGCGCTGCCGGGAATCGCCGGCACCTACGCGGAACACGTGCCGATCTTCCACATCGTCGGCCAGCCCAACCGGGCGACGAAACGCTCCCGCGCCATCGTCCATCACACCCTGGGCGACGGGGAGTTCGACCACTTCCACCAGATGGCGTCGCCGGCCGTCTGCGCCCACGCCGTGATCACCCCGGAGAACTGCATCGCCGAAACCGAGCGGCTGATCGCGGCCCTCCTCTACCACCGACGGCCCGTCTACATGGCCCTCCCGACCGACGTCGCGAATATCCCCGTGATCGGAGCGGCCGGACCGACCGAGGAGCCGTCCAGCGATCCGACCTCGCTGGAGCGAGCCGTGGAGGCGATCGTCGAGGCGGTGAGCCGGGCGAACTCCGCCTGCATCCTGCCGGGCGTCCTGGTCGCGCGGCTGGGGCTCCGCGGGGCGCTGACGGCGGTCGTCAACGCCTCGGGCCTGCCGTTCGCGACCATGATGATGGACAAGGCCGTGCTCGACGAATCGAACCCGAACTACGTCGGGATGTACGACGGTGGCTGGTCGAACCCGGAAGTGCGCGACCTGGTCGAAGGCGCCGACCGCGTCCTGGGCGTCGGCGCGATGGCGAGCGACTTCAACACGGCGGCCTTCACGGCGAAGCTGGATCCGTCGCGGACGATCAACGTGATGCACCATCGAACGCGCGTCGGCCGCGACTGGTATGAGGACGTGGAGATGGGGGACGTCCTCGCCGCGCTCGTCGATCGGCTGCCGAGGCGCACCCCGCTCGCGAGGCCGAAGCCGACCAACCTGGGCGAGCCTCAAGGCCAGGGCGAAGACCGGATCACGGCGGAGGCTCTCTACCCGCGCTGGGAGCGCTTCCTGCGGCCGGACGACGTCGTGGTGTCCGAATCGGGGACGAACGTCCTGGGGCTGGCGGCGGCCCGGTTGCCGGAGGGGGCGACGTTCCACAATCAGACCCTGTGGGGAGCCATCGGCTGGGCGACGCCGGCCGCACTCGGGACCTCGCTGGCGGCGCCGGATCGTCGGACGGTCCTCATCACCGGCGAGGGCTCGCACCAGATGACGGCGCAGGAGGTCGGCCAGTTCCATCGGTTCGGCGCGAAGCCGATCATCTTCGTGCTCAACAACAGCGGCTACCTCATCGAGCGTCTTCTCTGCGAGGAACCGGACGTCTATTACAACGACCTCGCGCCGTGGAACTACCACCTGTTGCCCCAGGCGCTCGGCTGTGAAGGCTGGTACACCGCCCGCGCGACCACCTGCGGCGAACTCGATGCGGCCCTGGCTCGGGCCCAGGCGCATGACACGGCCGCCTACATTGAAGTCGTGACAGACAAGTACGTGGCGCCGCCGCTGGCGATGCAGATGCATGCGGCGACCCAGAGCCTCTACAAACGGTAA
- a CDS encoding aldo/keto reductase, whose product MAEGTKLRPFSVASDGVDPSRVPHRTLSSGATIPVIGLGTFGSDRFSGEQVAAAVLEAAEVGYRHFDCASVYGNEHLIGGAFRAILDGGVARRDLWITSKLWNDKHGEDDVEPSCRQSLQDLGLDDLDLYLVHWPFPNYHPPGCDVTARSNDAKPYIHEAFMKTWRRMEALVDAGLVRHIGTSNMTIPKLELLLRDARIKPACNEMELHPHFQQPELFQFVVDAGIVPIGYSPIGSPNRPERDRTEDDTVDVEDRVIVRIAERLGVHPGTVCLLWAVRRGQIPIPFSVKRPQFLSALKVVCEDSLTDQDMRDIAGIDRGCRLIKGQVFLWKEGQSWEDLWDPNGVITPP is encoded by the coding sequence GTGGCCGAAGGAACGAAGCTGCGACCGTTCTCGGTCGCGTCCGACGGGGTCGATCCGAGCCGTGTCCCGCACCGGACCCTCTCCAGCGGGGCGACGATCCCGGTCATCGGGCTGGGGACCTTCGGTTCCGACCGGTTCTCGGGCGAGCAGGTCGCCGCCGCCGTGCTGGAGGCGGCGGAGGTCGGCTATCGCCACTTCGACTGCGCCTCGGTGTACGGCAATGAGCACCTCATCGGCGGGGCCTTCCGCGCGATCCTCGACGGCGGGGTCGCCCGTAGGGACCTGTGGATCACTTCAAAACTGTGGAACGACAAGCACGGCGAGGACGACGTCGAGCCTTCGTGTCGCCAGTCGCTGCAGGATCTGGGGCTCGACGATCTGGACCTCTACCTCGTCCACTGGCCGTTCCCCAATTACCATCCCCCCGGCTGCGACGTCACCGCCCGCAGCAACGACGCCAAACCATACATCCACGAAGCCTTCATGAAGACCTGGCGGCGCATGGAGGCCCTCGTCGACGCCGGTCTGGTCCGGCACATCGGCACGTCGAACATGACGATCCCGAAGCTGGAACTCCTGCTCCGCGACGCCCGAATCAAGCCGGCCTGCAACGAGATGGAACTGCACCCGCACTTCCAGCAACCGGAGCTTTTCCAGTTCGTCGTCGACGCCGGGATCGTCCCGATCGGCTACTCCCCGATCGGCTCGCCCAACCGCCCGGAGCGCGACCGGACCGAGGACGACACGGTCGACGTCGAGGATCGGGTGATCGTCCGGATCGCCGAACGGCTGGGAGTCCATCCCGGAACCGTCTGCCTACTCTGGGCCGTCCGACGCGGGCAAATCCCCATCCCGTTCTCGGTCAAACGCCCCCAGTTTCTGTCCGCCCTCAAGGTCGTCTGCGAGGACTCGCTGACCGATCAGGACATGCGAGACATTGCAGGAATCGACCGCGGCTGCCGGCTCATCAAGGGCCAGGTCTTCCTCTGGAAAGAGGGCCAGAGTTGGGAGGATCTCTGGGACCCGAACGGAGTGATCACGCCGCCGTGA
- a CDS encoding Dps family protein: MPASQTVRVNPALATPTDLAPEGVAAIGDELRGLLADVFALYVKTKNFHWHMSGPHFRDYHLLLDEHSDQIFAMTDDLAERARKIGATTLHSIGDIARHQRLRDNNEEFVEPRDMLAELSTDNQQLTRSLRAAHAVCDEHNDVATASLIENWIDETERRTWFLSEIVGRR; encoded by the coding sequence ATGCCAGCCTCCCAGACCGTCCGCGTGAATCCCGCCCTCGCCACGCCGACCGACCTCGCGCCGGAAGGCGTCGCCGCGATCGGCGACGAGCTTCGCGGCCTGCTCGCCGACGTCTTCGCGCTCTACGTGAAGACCAAGAACTTCCACTGGCACATGAGCGGCCCGCACTTCCGCGACTACCACCTTCTGCTGGACGAGCACTCGGACCAGATCTTCGCCATGACCGACGACCTGGCCGAACGCGCCCGCAAGATCGGCGCGACGACGCTGCACTCGATCGGCGACATCGCGCGGCATCAGCGGCTGCGGGACAACAACGAAGAGTTCGTCGAGCCCCGCGACATGCTGGCCGAACTGTCCACCGACAACCAGCAGCTCACGCGTTCCCTCCGCGCCGCCCACGCCGTCTGCGACGAGCACAACGACGTGGCCACGGCCAGCCTCATCGAGAACTGGATCGACGAGACCGAGCGAAGGACCTGGTTCCTCTCGGAGATCGTCGGCCGGCGTTGA